One Channa argus isolate prfri chromosome 15, Channa argus male v1.0, whole genome shotgun sequence DNA segment encodes these proteins:
- the 42sp43 gene encoding P43 5S RNA-binding protein-like, producing MNGVGSEKPACGPPREKFNCVHADCGATFTTQRKLKEHESVHTGARPCQCIVAGCGRRFSRRSHLSRHMLEHKGLKQFKCKFANCSKSFFYASKLKRHVCYAHGDKNKYFKCNQPDCTLTFKKRRQFKLHLQQHDVSAKFKCLKDGCTEVFDSHIARKAHEKKHAGYPCPRSNCDVHEHTWGKLQKHMAKHSTTFECQVCKKVYKKADALRRHKRTHASHKPVLVCPKDNCQAYFSTTFNLQHHIRKVHLELLKYKCSFPDCPRMFAMRESMSRHLLHHDTNTITLKKRQRPKKPWQKRLNGHQLPIVEEDLRRLFALRMRISRRAKVETNLAGLFNERKIPHYVDPEVNLRNLFSIKQPRPLKKPVAVPLKS from the exons ATGAATGGTGTTGGCAGCGAGAAACCCGCCTGCGGTCCGCCGCGGGAGAAGTTCAACTGCGTCCACGCGGACTGTGGAGCGACTTTCACCACGCAGCGGAAACTTAAAGAGCATGAGTCTGTGCACACAGGAGCG CGCCCGTGTCAGTGCATAGTTGCCGGCTGTGGTCGCCGTTTCTCAAGAAGATCCCACCTGAGCCGCCACATGCTTGAGCACAAAGGGTTGAAGCAGTTCAA ATGCAAATTTGCAAACTGCTCGAAGAGTTTCTTCTATGCGAGTAAACTGAAAAGACACGTCTGCTACGCCCacggagacaaaaataagtACTTCAAG TGCAACCAGCCGGACTGCACATTGACCTTCAAAAAACGCAGACAGTTTAAACTGCACCTACAGCAGCATGACGTGTCTGCTAAGTTCAA GTGTTTGAAGGATGGGTGCACTGAGGTGTTTGACTCCCATATCGCTCGCAAGGCCCATGAGAAGAAGCACGCAG GTTACCCCTGCCCTCGTTCCAACTGTGATGTGCATGAACACACCTGGGGGAAACTTCAGAAGCACATGGCCAAACATTCGA cCACATTTGAATGCCAAGTTTGCAAGAAGGTGTATAAGAAAGCAGATGCTCTGCGGAGGCACAAACGCACCCACGCTTCCCATAAACCGGTGCTGGTTTGTCCCAAGGACAACTGTCAGGCCTACTTCTCTACAACCTTCAACCTGCAGCACCACATCCGCAAGGTGCATTTGGAGCTCCTAAAATACAAGTGCTCCTTCCCTGACTGCCCACGCATGTTTGCTATGCGG GAGAGTATGAGCAGACACTTGCTTCATCATGACACAAACACCATCACTTTAAAG AAACGTCAGCGCCCCAAGAAACCCTGGCAGAAGCGTTTGAATGGACACCAGCTGCCCATTGTGGAGGAAGACCTGCGTCGTCTCTTTGCCCTGCGCATGCGGATCTCTAGACGGGCCAAAGTGGAAACTAACCTTGCAGGCCTCTTCAATGAACGCAAGATCCCTCACTATGTTGACCCAGAAGTCAACCTGCGCAACCTGTTCAGTATCAAACAGCCTCGGCCTTTGAAGAAGCCTGTAGCTGTGCcactaaaaagctaa